Proteins found in one Desulfovulcanus ferrireducens genomic segment:
- the obgE gene encoding GTPase ObgE, which produces MRFVDEAKILVRSGKGGNGCVSFRREKYVPKGGPDGGDGGKGGDVYLRASSKLLTLYDFRHKRVHEARNGQPGMGKQRYGRSGDDLIIDVPVGTLVYEVLENGREKLLVDLVQDGQMFLVAKGGRGGKGNVHFKSSTMRTPRFAQPGEEGEEKTIRLELKVIADVGLVGLPNAGKSTFISKISAARPKIGPYPFTTLTPNLGVVEDDFGRRMVVADIPGLIEGAHKGQGLGDRFLKHVERTKFLVHILSVEDVDLDDIFSGFELINIELWECSPDLAQKEQILVLNKIDLLSEVEINKLQKTLSTYKQKVFLISALNGKGVGQLLEAMWEKFYLLSRSG; this is translated from the coding sequence ATGCGTTTTGTAGACGAAGCAAAGATTTTAGTCCGCTCAGGCAAGGGGGGCAATGGATGCGTATCCTTTCGCAGAGAAAAATATGTTCCCAAAGGTGGGCCTGATGGTGGAGACGGCGGCAAAGGAGGGGATGTTTATCTTAGGGCCAGCTCTAAGCTTCTAACACTATATGATTTTCGTCATAAAAGAGTCCATGAGGCTCGAAATGGGCAGCCAGGAATGGGCAAGCAGCGCTATGGTCGTTCCGGTGATGACCTGATAATTGACGTCCCCGTAGGGACTTTAGTGTACGAAGTTTTAGAGAATGGACGGGAAAAGCTTTTGGTCGATCTCGTTCAAGATGGACAGATGTTTTTAGTGGCTAAGGGAGGTCGCGGGGGCAAAGGTAATGTGCACTTCAAGTCTTCAACCATGCGTACCCCAAGATTCGCCCAGCCTGGTGAGGAAGGGGAAGAAAAAACAATCCGTCTTGAGTTGAAGGTTATCGCTGATGTCGGCTTGGTTGGCCTGCCAAATGCTGGTAAATCTACCTTCATCTCAAAGATATCTGCAGCCAGGCCCAAAATCGGACCTTATCCATTTACCACCTTGACCCCTAATTTGGGGGTAGTGGAAGATGATTTTGGTCGGCGGATGGTTGTTGCCGATATCCCTGGCCTTATTGAGGGGGCGCATAAGGGGCAGGGATTAGGGGATAGATTTTTAAAGCATGTGGAGCGGACCAAGTTCTTGGTGCATATTTTAAGTGTAGAAGATGTAGATCTGGACGATATATTCTCTGGTTTTGAGTTAATTAATATCGAATTATGGGAATGTAGCCCGGATTTGGCCCAAAAAGAGCAGATTTTGGTTTTGAATAAAATTGATTTGTTGAGTGAAGTAGAAATAAATAAGCTTCAAAAAACCTTGAGCACATACAAGCAAAAAGTATTTTTGATTTCTGCCTTGAATGGTAAAGGTGTCGGCCAACTACTAGAGGCTATGTGGGAAAAATTTTATTTATTGTCACGGAGTGGATAG